In Acidisarcina polymorpha, the DNA window GAACAGTGGTTTTATTCTGTAACAGAAAGTGTCCGGTTCCTGAGAAAGCGCGTCGCTCCGGAAAGATGTCGATGGCTGCATCGACCGCGATGATCTTCGGCTGCGGAATGCCCTCGTATTTCTTGAACTTCCGCTCATAATCCGCCTGTATGTCACGTCTCGCCTTCGCGTTGAGATATTCATTCAACACATGGGCGTTGTAGTAATACCAGCAGCCGCTCCCGATTGCGATCAGCAGGAACAGTCCTCCTACGGGGACAAGCCGCCGCGCCCGCTCGCGCGCCAGCCGAAGCCGCGCCTTCCAGGAATCGTCTGGCCCCCGCAACGCGAACACAATCGAGATCACACCCAACACTGCCGAGATCGATAGCCAATACGTAATCGACCAGAAAAGCGCAGGCACAAAATGACCGTAGCCGTTCATGTCTGAATACGTGTAGGGCGGTATATTGCCGAACAGATACAACGTGTTCTCCCAGCCAAAATTGAAGAGCACAATGCTGAGAACAAAAATGCCAAGCACCAGCCCATGGGCCACGAATTTATTGCTCAGCATCGTCTGCAGAAAGAGCGCCAGCAGCACATACGTCAACACCCCGGGATAGGTGATGAGGTAGAGTTCTTTGAAGTACTCCAGCAGCTCATAGTGGTAGTAGCCCGCAATCGTCTGCATGAGCACCCCGCACAGCAGGACCACGGTCAGCAGTAAAAATTCAATTGCTGCCAAGGCCAGGAACTTCGACAGCCAGTCGGTGGACTCCCGCATCGGCAATGCGTCATGAATGCCGTCAAAGTGAGTGTCCCGCTCCCGCCAGACAAGTTCGCCCGCATACATGGTGGCCACAATCAGGAAGAAGAGGATTGCATTTCCTTCGACCGCCTGGACCATCAAGAAGGTCACGGGATAGACATCGGTATCGTTGACCTTCCCGGCAAAGTGGCCATTGATGATTGCAAAGACCACCATCACTGCAAGAATGGCCCAGAAGGGCAGTTCGCGCAGGATATTCGAAATGCGCAGCCGGGTCAGCGAGAGCAGCTGTGCCCAGGTCGTACGGGCGTCGAAAACCTGGTGTACCACCGGCAGTTTTCCGGCTAAGAGAGAGCGCCTCGGGCGAAATTCCTCCGCCTCGTTCTCCTTTGCCTTGGCAGCCCGGCGTCCCTGCGAGACTGCAGTCAGCGCTTCTACCGATAACGGGAAGAGCGCATAAACGACGACCAGCGCCGCCACTCCGACTCCCGACCAGATCAGCCGGTTATAGAGCACGACGCCGCTCCATGGAAGCAGCAGGCTGTTCTTCTCCACTACCGTCCAATAGCGCGTAACGCTATCGAAAAGCCGAAGTCCCACGGGATCGAAAATAGCCGACCAGAAATGCTCAAGCGAACGCGTAGCCCGGAAAATCACATCGGCGATCAGATACGCCATGAACACCACAACGCCCTGCAGGTAAACGATGAATATCTTGCGCGTCAGCGCCGCAATACAGAAGAACAGCGAGCCCAAGAAGAAAATCTGAATTGCCGTGATCGTCAAGAACGGCTGGACATACCACCAGAGATGTCCTCTCGCAATCCGCGTGTGGTCGGCCCACGATGCCAGCGTCCCCGCCGCCTCGCCGAAGATCAACCCGCTGAAGACCAGAAGGGTCGTCACCAGGGAACCAGTCCAGCGTCCGCCAAGATAAGCAAACTTGCTGATCGGCTTGGTGAAGATCAGTTGATAAGTGTCGCGCTGAAAATCGCGCAGGATCGACGTCCCAAAGATCGCCGCAATCACAATGATGCCAAACAGGCTGAAGAGGATCTGCAAGAGCGTCGTCGAGAACGGCCCATTCAGGAGGATCTTGTCATTCCCGACGTTGATGAAGTCTTCCGCCGCAATCGATAGAAAGCTCAGGAAAAACCACATCGCGAAATAGACATAGGTTGAAGGACTCTTCAACCGGAATTTCATCTCGAAGGAGAAAAATTCCCAGAACTGTCCCATCGGTCACTCCTCGAAATCAGTTCTTCACTTGCCGGGCAAGGTTGAGAAAATAGACATCTTCAAGGTCCGACTCGACGGCTCTGAAACCTTCTGCCGGAGAGCTGTCGGCATAAACCCGCACCTCATGAAGCCCACCCACCAGATGCGTCGAGATGACTTGAAGCGCCTGCTCCATCTCTAGCACTTCCTGGTCGGTCGCCACGACCTTGCTCCACATGCGCCCCTTGAGCGCGTCGAGCGACTCGGCCGGCGACCCCTCCAGCAGCACTTCGCCATTGCTGATGATCGCCATGCGCGGGCAAAGCTCACGGACGTCATCCACGATATGCGTCGACAAAATGACCGTGACATTGTTAGCGATTGAACTCAGCAGGTTCAGAAAGCGGTTTCGTTCGGCGGGATCGAGCCCGGCCGTAGGCTCGTCCACGATAATCAGCTTGGGGTTGGCTAACAGCGCCTGGGCGATGCCGAACCGCTGTTTCATACCGCCCGAGTAGGTGCTCAGCGCCTTCTTCCGCGCCTCCCACAAGTTGGTCTGCCTCAGCAGCGTATCCACCATGTCTCTGCGTTCCGTACTGCTGCTGATCCCCTTTAGTACTGCCAGGTGGGTGAGCATGTCCAACGCCGACAGCTTCGGATAAACTCCAAACTCCTGCGGCAGGTACCCCAGTAGCTTGCGGACCGCGTTTTTTTCTTTCAGCACATCGATGCCGTCGAGAGAGATGGTTCCGCTATCGGGATCCTGCAGCGTTGCCACCGTCCGCATCAAGGTCGATTTGCCCGCCCCGTTCGGCCCCAACAAACCAAACATGTTGTTGCCGATGGTCAGGGAAAGGTTTTTAAGCGCCTTTACCCCATTTGGATACGTCTTCGATAACCCCGTAATGGTTAGCGCCAAGTGAATTCCCCTTTATGGATCTCGTGCTGATACGCTGCAACAATGTCCTGGGCCGAAGGTGCAACCAGCTTACAACGAAGTGGGTCGACGAGCTTCTAAAACTGTCGAGTTGCAGCGCTCCTGATTCCGGGCAGTACGTGAAACCGTGGGCACCAGTTCCAGGCGGAACGAGCACGAACCGAAACTGCCTATTCTCGGAGAACGATTGCTTTGCCTCTCGACTTGCTCTGCGGGTAGAAGCCTCGTATCATCCGGCGAGAGAGCTATGACAGAGAAAACCCCAGACACCAAACCCATTCTGCGCGAAAAGTGCAGGTTGATGTCGGCATCCGAGATCGAGCGGACCCTGGTTCGGCTCGCCCACGAGATTATCGAGAAGAACAATGGCGGCCACAATGTCGGTCTGGTAGGCATTAAGCGGCGCGGCGTCCCGATTGCTGAGCGCTTGGCGAAAATCATCAGCGCCATTGAAAGAACACCCGCACAAAGCGGCATCCTGGATATCCGCTTCTACCGCGACGATCTCTCCACTCACGATCTCCGCCCGGTCGTGAGCCCTGGGGCTATCGGCTTTGATGTCAACGGTCGCGACATCGTCCTGGTCGACGATGTGCTTTACACTGGCCGGACCATCCGCGCTGCACTCGATGCGCTCTTCGATCATGGCCGTCCCCGGCGCGTCCAGCTGCTGGTCCTGATCGACCGCGGCCACCGCGAATTGCCCATCGAAGCTACCTTCGTCGGGCGCACCGTCCAGACCACGCAACGCGAAATCGTCGAAGTCAAACTGCAGGAAATCGACCAGGACGAACAGGTCTTGCTGGTCGAACGAACAGATTGAGCTTATAAGTTGAAGGGGCCTCCCCTAACGAGGAAGGCCCCGGAGTTTGCCCCGACACAAACCGACCCTTGCGCAGTTGAACCACTACTGCTTTGCCGAAGTGTGACTTCGTATGCCAACGAGACAAGCCGCTCAATCGACCTCCTCGCCAGCCCCGCGCCGGAATCTCGCGCTGGACGAAATAGCGCCCCCAAGAATCCCTCGTCCGAAGGGCTCTGTGATCTCCGTCCTCGATCTCTCCCTCGATGAAATCAGCTCCGTCCTGCAAATGGCCACGCTGCTCGAGAACGAAGATCCGCTGCTGCGCATGAAGCGCCTGCTGAAACGGCGGGTCGCGCTGCTTTTCTACGAGTCGAGCACTCGCACCCGGACCTCTTTCGAACTAGCGGCCAAGAGCCTGGGCGCGGATACCGCCCTCATCAGCTCGCAATCCTCGAGCATCGAAAAAGGCGAATCGCTCAAAGACACCGGCATCACCCTGAAGGCGCTCGGCGCGGAGTGCATCATCCTGCGCCACCTCTCCTCGGGCGCACCCTATCTGCTCGAGGCTGCCACCGGATTACCCATCCTCAACGGCGGCGATGGCACCCATGAGCACCCTTCGCAAGCGCTGCTCGACCTCCGCACTCTGCTCGCCCACTTTAAAAAAGGACCAAGCAACAGCGGCCAAAGCGCCCTTACGGAAACGACCCTCGACGGAGTGACGGTCGCCATCGTCGGCGACATCCTGCATAGCCGCGTGGCGCGCTCGAACGCCCTCCTGCTTCCCAGGCTAGGAGCTCAGGTCGTCCTCTGCGGTCCACCCGCCCTGCTTCCCGAAGTAGCCGCGAACCTTGGCCCCGGCATCACTATAGAGCGCGACTTCGATAAAGCTCTCGCAGCTTCGCAAGCCGTCATGATGCTTCGGATCCAGGCCGAACGCCTCTCCGGCCTCCATCTCGATCTCGAAGATTACAAGGGCCGCTACCAGGCCAACCAGCCGAGAATGGCCGCTTTTGCCCCGAACGCGCTTCTTCTACACCCCGGTCCAATCATCCGCGGCCTTGAAATCACCAGCGAAGTTGCCGACGGGCCGCAATCCTTGATCGCCGAGCAAGTACGTCACGGAGTCGCCATCCGCATGGCCCTCCTCGCCAGAGCACTCGGCGCCTCGGCGCCCGAATCGATTACGAACGCCGCATCCGCCAAGATCTCTAGCGAACCGGTAAAAAACGGCGCCAAGAAGCCTGTCCCCAGCAAGCCGGCAAAGAAGGCGAGGCCCGCATGAGCTCCACTCTGATCCGCGGCGGGCGTCTCGTCGATCCCGCATCCGGCATCGATGCCGAACGCGACCTGCTCCTGCGTGATGGCCGCGTCGCCGCCGTCGAAGCCCCAGGGAAACTCAAGACCGCCGCCAAGCAAGAGGCTGCCGAAGTCATTGATGCCACAGGCCTGGTCGTCGCTCCGGGACTGGTCGATATTCACGTCCATCTCCGCGAACCCGGTCAAGGCTATAAGGAGACCATCGCCACCGGGACCGCCGCGGCAGCAGCAGGTGGGTTCACCAGCGTCTGCGCCATGCCCAACACCATCCCCGTCAATGACTCGCCCGAGACCACCCGCTGGATGCAGAGTCCCGAGCGCGGGGCAAAGATTCGCGTCTTTCCCATTGCCGCCGCCACCCGCGGTAGCATGGGCGAGAAGCTGACCGAATACGGCTCTCTCAAAGCGGCAGGCGCGGTGGCCGTCACCGACGACGGCAAGCCCATCCTTGGCGAGGCCATCATGCATCAGGCGCTCACCGTGGCTTCCCGCGCTGGGCTGCCCGTCATTCAACATGCCGAGGATACCCGGCTTACTGGCGGCTGTTCGATGAATGCCGGTGCGCTCGCCTTTCGCATGGGACTGCGTGGTATGCCGGTCGAGGCCGAATCTTCGCTCGTCGAGCGTGACCTCCGCCTGCTTGCTAACTTAAATGGCGCCCGCGGGCACCTCCATGTCGCCCATCTTTCCACCGCCGCTGCTCTCGAAGCTGTCCGCAAAGCCCGCCGGAATGGCCTCCACGTCACCTGCGAGGTCGCGCCGCATCACTTTCTGCTCACCGAGCAGGAAGTGGGAAACTACAACACCAATGCCAAGATGAATCCCCCACTGCGCGCTCCGGCCGATCGCGACGCCATGCTGCAAGGCATTCTCGATGGTGTGGTCGACTGCATTGCCACCGACCACGCTCCCCACGCCGCCCATGAGAAGGAGCAGGAATTCGAGCGCGCTCCGAACGGCATCACTGGTCTCGAGACCGCACTAGGTTTGTCACTGCAGCTGTTACATAAGGCAAACCGGCTTCCCATCGGCCGGGTCATCAACCTGCTCAGCACCCAACCGGCGGCTGTATTGGCACTCAAAGGGCGCGGGACGCTCGCTGTCGGCGCCTTCGCCGACGTGGTGATCTTCGATGCCAGGAAAGAATGGGTCTTCCACGCCGCCCTCTCCAAATCGAAGTCGAAGAACACTCCCTTCGACGGCTGGACAATGCTGGGAGAGGTCCGCTGGACGATCAGCGAAGGACGAATCGCCTACCAAAGCGGACCGGCAACGTAGCCAGAAGACAGGGTGTCCGATTAAGTGTGGGGGATTCAGGCGATGTCCCATTCAAGCCATCGGCTTGAATGGAATAGCAAGGGAGTTAGACCCCCATTCCTTCACGCCAGCACAGTAGATCTCTCGGCGTCTCGCTCCGCCGACAACATCGCTCCCACGGCAACGCCAAACCCTGCGCCTATTAGTAACCGAGGCAGTGGCAAATTACCGTGGAGACCCAAAGACTCCGCCGCTACGTCAGCGCAGTTCGCCGCCAAGCCCCATGCCAGCGCTCGGATCGCTACCCCGTACTTCAACCGAAGCAGGCTCCCGACTGCTGTTCCCGAGTAAATGCCCAGGCAGCGGACGCACACTGCCATTCGCGCCCCGAAGAATGAGAAGCTACGGTCCGCATGTTGGTGACAGAGCTTGCTGAAAAAGGCAAAAATCGCCAGCCGCAGGACGCCCGTACCGCCCGCCCAAGGCCACGCCGCGGCAATAGCCAGAGCGACGAGCGCGGAGGCGGCAAAGAAGATCACCCAGCGAGCTGACATTGGATTGAGTTCAGTTTTATCGCGCCCCGACGGTCTGCGGTTCCCGCAGCCAGCCGTAAAGCGGGAACTGTTCTGCCAGTTCCAGCACCTGGCCGCGAATCCTGCGCAGTGCCTGGGCATCTTCGTGATGCGCCAGCGCCTCGGCAATCCACCTGCCAACGATCCGCATCTCCGCTTCCTTCATGCCGCGCGTCGTCAACGCCGGCGTCCCAATGCGGATGCCGCTCGGCTTCATCGGCGGGTTCGTATCGAACGGAATCGCGTTCTTGTTCACCGTGATCCCGGCTTCATGCAGCGCCGTCTCCGCCTGGCTGCCGAACATCTGTCCCCCACCCGGCCGGCCAAAGACGTCGATCAGCATGAGGTGAGTGTCGGTTCCGCCGCTCACCACCCGGAAGCCCTCACTCGCCAGCGTCTCTGCCAGCACTTTGGCATTGGCCACAACCTGCCGCGCGTATTCCCGGAACTCCGGCCGCAGCGCCTCGCGGAAGGCAACTGCCTTTGCCGCAATCACATGCACCAGCGGGCCGCCCTGCTGCCCGGGAAAGACACACTTGTCGATGGCCGCGGCGAACTGCTGCTGCGAAAGAATCATACCCGAACGTGGTCCGCGGAGGGTTTTGTGGGTCGTTGTCGTCACGATATGCGCATGCGGCACCGGCGAAGGATGCGCGCCGCCGGCGACCAACCCGGCAAAGTGCGCCATATCGATCAATAGGAGCGCCCCAACCTTGTCGGCGATCTGCCGCATCCGCGCAAAGTCAAAGATCCGCGGATAAGCGCTGCCGCCGCCAATGATCAGCTTCGGACGCTCGCGCTCGGCGAGCGCTTCCAGTTCGTCGTAATCGATCACTTCACTCTCGCGCTGGACACCATAGGAGACCACGCGATAAAGCTTCCCTGAAAAATTCAGCTTATGGCCATGCGTCAAGTGGCCGCCGTGCGCTAAATCCAGCCCCAGGATCGTGTCGCCAGGACTCAGAACTGCCATGAACGCCGCGGCATTGGCCTGCGATCCGGAATGCGGCTGCACATTCGCGTGGTCGGCGCCAAACAGCTCCTTAGCCCGGTCACGCGCCAGGTTCTCGACCACATCGGCGTATTCACAACCGCCATAGTAGCGTTTGCCCGGGTAGCCCTCGGCATACTTGTTGGTGAATACCGAACCAGCCGCCTCCAGCACTGCCTGGCTGACAAAATTCTCCGAAGCAATCATCTCCAGCCCTTCATGCTGGCGGCGGATCTCGTGATCGATGGCGGTCGCAATGGCGGGGTCGGATTCGGCGAGAGTGAGGCTCAGGCGGTCGGTCATAGGATTAGTTTAGCTGTTTTAAATGCTTTTTCTGAACCCCTTTTTCACCCTGCACATCTTTCGATCGGCCCCTCCTCGCCAGAATTTCCGGCATAAAAGCAATCGAAATGAAATTCCGTTGCCGGAATAGCAGAAAAGTGCGCCCTGGTTACCTCCTATGGCCTTGCCTCCACGATTCTTCTCAATCCGATAGACATGCCGAGCTTGATTGTGCAAGACTCGTGAACCTGAGACAGCAGTAATCGAGAACGTGCTGCTTCAGACAATCCCGTGGTACATGAGGTGGGTTACCCCTCATCGGAGGTCAGGCCCTTATGTTGTTACCTACGTTCCGTTTTGTGTGCGGTGTTTTCCTCTCAGCGCTAGTCGTCGGTTGCGGCGGCGGCGGCAGCAAAAGCAATCCCACCCCCCCACCTGTCGCCACCCTCGCCATTACCACCGCCGCAACCCTGACCGCCGGAACGGTCGGCACCGCGTATACCGCTACCCTGGCCGCAAGCGGCGGCACCGCTCCATATACCTGGACAATCAGTGCCGGCACGCCGCCTGCAGGCCTCACCTTGAGCAGCGCCGGCGCCCTGACCGGGACCCCGACCACTGCCGGCTCCAGTTCCTTCACCATCAAAGTGACTGATTCGGAAGCTACACCCCAGACCGCGACCCTGGCCGCGACCCTGGTGATCAATGCGGCCCCGCCACCGCCGATCACCATCACCCCGACCACGCTTACAGCTGGAATTCTCGGCACTCCCTACGTCGCGAACTTGACGGCGACCGGCGGCACCGCGCCCTATACGTGGTCAGTCGCCAGCGGATCTCTACCGGCAGGCTTGACCCTGGCCCCCACGACCGGCATCATCTCCGGTACACCTACGGCCGCTGGACAGAGTTCCTTTACGGTGCAGGTGACCGACTCGTCCGCAACACCGCTAACCGGCACCCAGGCGCTGACCCTGCAAATTAACACCGCGACATTGGCGATCTTGTCTACTTCGCTGCCTGCGGGCAATGTGGGTAGCCCCTACACCGATCAGCTGGCCGCCACTGGCGGAGTAGCCCCCTACACCTGGACCGCGGCCGGCGCACTGCCGACCGGTCTTTCTCTCAGTGCGGCAGGGCTGCTCAGCGGCACTCCGGGAACCGCCGGAACCACGACCGTCGCCCTGACCGTGACCGACGCAGCGAATAACACCGCCACGGCCAACCTCACCTTGACCATCAACGCAGCCACTGGCACCGTCCCCGACGGTCATTATGTCTTCGTCTTTGCGGGAACCGCTCCGCAAGGTACGCCGCCTACTTCCAACGGGGTCGCCATCAACGGAACGTTCACCATCCAATCGGGCGCTATCCAGAATGGCTACTTCGACGAGAATACGAACACCAACCCGGCAGTGACCGAGCAAGCTATCACCGGCGGCACGCTAACCAGCGGCGCCAATGGGCTAGGTCAGCTCGTGCTCACGACCTCTACCTTGACCATGACCTTTGAGCTGGCTATCCCCGCTTCGGTCTCCGCCGGCGGTTCCAGCCCGATACGCATGATCGAGTTCGACGATGCTACCGGTACCGGGATGCGTGGTTCTGGCACGTTGCTCCCGGCCCTGGCCAGCCCGACCGCCGCCGCCATCACCGGCAACTATGCATTCCTCTTCAGCGGGGCCGATATCGATCAGAACCAGCAAGCCCTGATCTGCTCCTTCCAGACGGATGGAGCCGGGAACATCACCAACGGGAAGGCGGACGCCAATCAGTACGGCGGTACGCTCGCCAGTTGGAGCACGCTGACCGGAACTTACGCCGTGGATGGCAATGGCCGCGGCACCCTGCAAATCGTCCTGGGAGGCACCGCCTTCCACTTCAGCTTCTATCAGGTATCGCCCACCGAATGGGTGGTCATCTCGCTCGATCCAGCCACCCTGAACTCGCCACTCGTTAGCGGTACCGTCCTGCAGCAAACCGGCGGTCCGTTCAGCACGGCCTCCATTCCAACGACCTCCGTCCTTGAGATCGAAGGCCTGGCGCCGGTCTCCTCCGGCACCACTCCCGACATCACTCTCGGCATCGCCACCTCCAACGGCAGCGGCGCCGTGACCTTTAACTTCGACGAATACGCAGGCAGCCTGTCGCCCGGCGGAACTTTCTCGGTGAACTACGCCGTCGACCCAACCACTGGGCGTGCGGCCTCCACCGGGACTACCGCTCAGCCCATCCTCTACATCATCAACAGCACATCGGCGTTCCTTCTCGGACCGGACAGATCGGCCAGCTCCGGCATCATCGAGGCGCAGACCGGAGCGCCGTTCACCACCGCCTCCTTCAACGGGAACTACCTCGGCGGCAGCCTGCCCTTGGTCAATACTTCGGTATTGAACGAAGCGGGTCTGGTGGCGACAGATGGCGCCGGCAACATCACGTTCACCACCAACCGCAGCAGCAGTACCGGGTTAACCTCCTACCAGAGCGTCGCCGGCACCTATGCCGTCGGCACCAATGGCCGCGTGGTTGTAACCACCCCGGATAACCTAACCCGTATCTTCTACATCGTGTCGCCAACCAAGGTCGCCTATGTCACCAGCGAT includes these proteins:
- a CDS encoding ABC transporter permease/M1 family aminopeptidase — protein: MGQFWEFFSFEMKFRLKSPSTYVYFAMWFFLSFLSIAAEDFINVGNDKILLNGPFSTTLLQILFSLFGIIVIAAIFGTSILRDFQRDTYQLIFTKPISKFAYLGGRWTGSLVTTLLVFSGLIFGEAAGTLASWADHTRIARGHLWWYVQPFLTITAIQIFFLGSLFFCIAALTRKIFIVYLQGVVVFMAYLIADVIFRATRSLEHFWSAIFDPVGLRLFDSVTRYWTVVEKNSLLLPWSGVVLYNRLIWSGVGVAALVVVYALFPLSVEALTAVSQGRRAAKAKENEAEEFRPRRSLLAGKLPVVHQVFDARTTWAQLLSLTRLRISNILRELPFWAILAVMVVFAIINGHFAGKVNDTDVYPVTFLMVQAVEGNAILFFLIVATMYAGELVWRERDTHFDGIHDALPMRESTDWLSKFLALAAIEFLLLTVVLLCGVLMQTIAGYYHYELLEYFKELYLITYPGVLTYVLLALFLQTMLSNKFVAHGLVLGIFVLSIVLFNFGWENTLYLFGNIPPYTYSDMNGYGHFVPALFWSITYWLSISAVLGVISIVFALRGPDDSWKARLRLARERARRLVPVGGLFLLIAIGSGCWYYYNAHVLNEYLNAKARRDIQADYERKFKKYEGIPQPKIIAVDAAIDIFPERRAFSGTGHFLLQNKTTVPITTVHIVNGQQSISKVVFDRPFHLVSSSARNLYSIYALEQPLAPGEKINMNFNVGYATHGFTDGNERPELAYSGTFFDSGYFPTIGYNPDNELTDPRRRRDEHLGPVSDLPARGDAVGSVTNLFTPYSDWISYRTTVSTSDHQVALAPGYPQREWHENGRHYYEYDMGNVRMLDFFAYVSGRYAVKRDSFPGAEGKINIEVYSAPAHLYDVDDMIASSKAGLTYYEKNFSPYQFRQFRILEFPRYRTFAQSFPNTVPFAEFGFFTRPPGPEDIDMTYFVTAHELAHQWWGHQLIGGRVAGSNMMSESLAEYSALRVMQKEVWRLSDAQISQA
- a CDS encoding ABC transporter ATP-binding protein, coding for MALTITGLSKTYPNGVKALKNLSLTIGNNMFGLLGPNGAGKSTLMRTVATLQDPDSGTISLDGIDVLKEKNAVRKLLGYLPQEFGVYPKLSALDMLTHLAVLKGISSSTERRDMVDTLLRQTNLWEARKKALSTYSGGMKQRFGIAQALLANPKLIIVDEPTAGLDPAERNRFLNLLSSIANNVTVILSTHIVDDVRELCPRMAIISNGEVLLEGSPAESLDALKGRMWSKVVATDQEVLEMEQALQVISTHLVGGLHEVRVYADSSPAEGFRAVESDLEDVYFLNLARQVKN
- the pyrR gene encoding bifunctional pyr operon transcriptional regulator/uracil phosphoribosyltransferase PyrR, with the protein product MTEKTPDTKPILREKCRLMSASEIERTLVRLAHEIIEKNNGGHNVGLVGIKRRGVPIAERLAKIISAIERTPAQSGILDIRFYRDDLSTHDLRPVVSPGAIGFDVNGRDIVLVDDVLYTGRTIRAALDALFDHGRPRRVQLLVLIDRGHRELPIEATFVGRTVQTTQREIVEVKLQEIDQDEQVLLVERTD
- a CDS encoding aspartate carbamoyltransferase catalytic subunit produces the protein MPTRQAAQSTSSPAPRRNLALDEIAPPRIPRPKGSVISVLDLSLDEISSVLQMATLLENEDPLLRMKRLLKRRVALLFYESSTRTRTSFELAAKSLGADTALISSQSSSIEKGESLKDTGITLKALGAECIILRHLSSGAPYLLEAATGLPILNGGDGTHEHPSQALLDLRTLLAHFKKGPSNSGQSALTETTLDGVTVAIVGDILHSRVARSNALLLPRLGAQVVLCGPPALLPEVAANLGPGITIERDFDKALAASQAVMMLRIQAERLSGLHLDLEDYKGRYQANQPRMAAFAPNALLLHPGPIIRGLEITSEVADGPQSLIAEQVRHGVAIRMALLARALGASAPESITNAASAKISSEPVKNGAKKPVPSKPAKKARPA
- a CDS encoding dihydroorotase yields the protein MSSTLIRGGRLVDPASGIDAERDLLLRDGRVAAVEAPGKLKTAAKQEAAEVIDATGLVVAPGLVDIHVHLREPGQGYKETIATGTAAAAAGGFTSVCAMPNTIPVNDSPETTRWMQSPERGAKIRVFPIAAATRGSMGEKLTEYGSLKAAGAVAVTDDGKPILGEAIMHQALTVASRAGLPVIQHAEDTRLTGGCSMNAGALAFRMGLRGMPVEAESSLVERDLRLLANLNGARGHLHVAHLSTAAALEAVRKARRNGLHVTCEVAPHHFLLTEQEVGNYNTNAKMNPPLRAPADRDAMLQGILDGVVDCIATDHAPHAAHEKEQEFERAPNGITGLETALGLSLQLLHKANRLPIGRVINLLSTQPAAVLALKGRGTLAVGAFADVVIFDARKEWVFHAALSKSKSKNTPFDGWTMLGEVRWTISEGRIAYQSGPAT
- a CDS encoding DUF2085 domain-containing protein; this encodes MSARWVIFFAASALVALAIAAAWPWAGGTGVLRLAIFAFFSKLCHQHADRSFSFFGARMAVCVRCLGIYSGTAVGSLLRLKYGVAIRALAWGLAANCADVAAESLGLHGNLPLPRLLIGAGFGVAVGAMLSAERDAERSTVLA
- the glyA gene encoding serine hydroxymethyltransferase, whose product is MTDRLSLTLAESDPAIATAIDHEIRRQHEGLEMIASENFVSQAVLEAAGSVFTNKYAEGYPGKRYYGGCEYADVVENLARDRAKELFGADHANVQPHSGSQANAAAFMAVLSPGDTILGLDLAHGGHLTHGHKLNFSGKLYRVVSYGVQRESEVIDYDELEALAERERPKLIIGGGSAYPRIFDFARMRQIADKVGALLLIDMAHFAGLVAGGAHPSPVPHAHIVTTTTHKTLRGPRSGMILSQQQFAAAIDKCVFPGQQGGPLVHVIAAKAVAFREALRPEFREYARQVVANAKVLAETLASEGFRVVSGGTDTHLMLIDVFGRPGGGQMFGSQAETALHEAGITVNKNAIPFDTNPPMKPSGIRIGTPALTTRGMKEAEMRIVGRWIAEALAHHEDAQALRRIRGQVLELAEQFPLYGWLREPQTVGAR
- a CDS encoding beta strand repeat-containing protein, whose product is MLLPTFRFVCGVFLSALVVGCGGGGSKSNPTPPPVATLAITTAATLTAGTVGTAYTATLAASGGTAPYTWTISAGTPPAGLTLSSAGALTGTPTTAGSSSFTIKVTDSEATPQTATLAATLVINAAPPPPITITPTTLTAGILGTPYVANLTATGGTAPYTWSVASGSLPAGLTLAPTTGIISGTPTAAGQSSFTVQVTDSSATPLTGTQALTLQINTATLAILSTSLPAGNVGSPYTDQLAATGGVAPYTWTAAGALPTGLSLSAAGLLSGTPGTAGTTTVALTVTDAANNTATANLTLTINAATGTVPDGHYVFVFAGTAPQGTPPTSNGVAINGTFTIQSGAIQNGYFDENTNTNPAVTEQAITGGTLTSGANGLGQLVLTTSTLTMTFELAIPASVSAGGSSPIRMIEFDDATGTGMRGSGTLLPALASPTAAAITGNYAFLFSGADIDQNQQALICSFQTDGAGNITNGKADANQYGGTLASWSTLTGTYAVDGNGRGTLQIVLGGTAFHFSFYQVSPTEWVVISLDPATLNSPLVSGTVLQQTGGPFSTASIPTTSVLEIEGLAPVSSGTTPDITLGIATSNGSGAVTFNFDEYAGSLSPGGTFSVNYAVDPTTGRAASTGTTAQPILYIINSTSAFLLGPDRSASSGIIEAQTGAPFTTASFNGNYLGGSLPLVNTSVLNEAGLVATDGAGNITFTTNRSSSTGLTSYQSVAGTYAVGTNGRVVVTTPDNLTRIFYIVSPTKVAYVTSDGGGYLGTFQQ